One genomic region from Victivallis lenta encodes:
- a CDS encoding HEAT repeat domain-containing protein translates to MKRICLSGSIFIIAAVISVMIHKGVPGVPASGAVAQRQTTVSKADSRQTVVPESWAMSEAVKKITGAETADRERLLLIHALPLNLTEYDRACLYEYIRTAPNNSASHVAKNDLLNKLRNQENIPAELTGKLLALVYDRDQDIVIRSYALQHMRPWYEVTGDEALKQGFYDALSETETEMAGNALLALRHLTQEYPDEFDRERIGGAAEEIFADPDCCILSRISAVQVAGMLKRETILPAVREVIQGRSSHTALRLASIASLGEIGDASDIAFLETVASDSPLMAPAVNRTILKLRDKR, encoded by the coding sequence ATGAAGAGAATCTGCTTGTCCGGGAGTATTTTCATCATTGCGGCCGTCATTTCCGTCATGATTCATAAGGGAGTTCCGGGCGTCCCGGCATCGGGTGCGGTCGCGCAGCGGCAAACCACCGTATCGAAAGCGGACAGCCGGCAAACGGTTGTTCCGGAGTCATGGGCGATGAGTGAGGCGGTGAAAAAGATTACCGGAGCGGAAACGGCGGACAGGGAACGGCTGCTTCTCATTCATGCCCTTCCGCTGAACCTGACGGAATATGATCGTGCCTGTTTGTACGAATATATTCGAACCGCACCGAATAACAGTGCTTCCCACGTTGCGAAAAACGATTTGCTGAATAAATTGCGGAATCAGGAAAATATTCCGGCAGAGTTGACCGGGAAGCTGCTCGCCTTGGTCTACGACAGGGATCAGGACATCGTGATTCGCAGTTATGCATTGCAGCATATGCGTCCGTGGTATGAAGTCACCGGAGATGAAGCTTTAAAGCAGGGCTTCTATGACGCCCTGAGCGAAACGGAAACCGAAATGGCCGGAAATGCTCTGCTGGCCCTGCGTCATCTGACGCAGGAATACCCGGATGAATTTGACCGTGAAAGAATCGGCGGAGCAGCGGAAGAGATTTTTGCCGATCCTGACTGCTGTATTCTTTCCCGGATTTCTGCGGTTCAGGTGGCCGGAATGTTGAAACGCGAAACTATATTGCCTGCCGTAAGGGAAGTCATACAGGGCCGTTCCTCTCATACTGCGTTGCGGCTGGCTTCCATCGCCTCGCTGGGGGAAATCGGCGATGCTTCGGATATTGCGTTTCTGGAAACCGTTGCTTCGGATTCGCCCCTGATGGCGCCGGCTGTGAATCGAACAATTTTAAAATTAAGAGATAAACGATGA